From Myxococcus xanthus, a single genomic window includes:
- the mfd gene encoding transcription-repair coupling factor yields the protein MDTPFIQTQDGGAAGDPFAQVVDELRAGQRVRTQGLKGAARGHVLARLHGALRAPLVCVAVDEEAADALAADLSFFLGGQGSLLAPRVLRLPADEVLPYDEVSPDAAAVTERLGALFHLGQGTRFPALVLSVRALHRKVLPLAVMRALAARVAVGQDFDRDSLARRLVRMGYQNSPLVEDVGTFSVRGDLLDVFSPLYDKPVRLEFFGDTIESIRAFDPQSQRTVDALKEVDLVPAREVLLTDETRPRAESAARAVADRINLPTIKLREQLDALREGLPGFGMEGLLPGFFEDGLSTVFDFLRDWSPEAPVIYLDDPLGQDRAADTLWEELERSHGAAEARQELICPPLEHFLSREDVNQRMQSFRVLEGGGLSLAQTERPPVHFSFGGTQDLREAILAHHGEEGALSPLVERLERWRELRVACVVACGTLSQADRLKRLLMDRNVMVKVHTEPLEDAVALYEPSIRAHLFTGEVSHGFVDGPGGLAVLADEEIFGARARRRPKRSKKLDAFGSGFGDLKEGDLIVHTDFGIGRYAGLTKMEVNGVPGDFLVLEYAGRDKIYLPVGRMRLIQKFSGGDPTQVQLDKLGTTSWEKTKKRVKEQLLKMAAELLQIAAARKAHPGHAFSAPDRYFAQFEADFEFEETPDQAKAIEDVLADMQKPEPMDRLVCGDVGYGKTEVAMRAAFKAALDRKQVAVLVPTTVLAQQHFLSFKKRFADYPVTVEVISGLKKAPEVREILKRAKEGKVDILIGTHKLLGGEVAFKELGLMIVDEEQRFGVKQKESLKKWRSQIDVLTLTATPIPRTLHMSMSGVRDMSIIATPPQDRRAIRTFVMKYEDTVVKEAIEREVARGGQVFFVHNRVESLPSIETQLRALVPQVSIGVAHGQMGEGQLEKVMLAFTEKKYQVLLCTSIIESGIDISSANTMIVNRADQFGLAQLYQLRGRVGRSKERAYAYLLVPSRRAVTKDAQRRLEVLQNFTELGAGFSIASHDLEIRGAGNLLGDKQSGAIAEIGFDMYAQLLEEAVAEMQGQPPKVQIEPDVTLPMPALIPDDYVSDVHQRLVFYKRFSQASHPDEVTDLRAELVDRYGEAPDEVDHLSELTLLKIDMRDLRLRGLEVGTTRLVVTLGADALLDGPKVAGLVQRSKGVYRLTPDMKLIARAPQGASGQDLISEAKKVLRDLSHCALPQA from the coding sequence ATGGACACTCCCTTCATACAGACGCAGGACGGCGGCGCGGCGGGCGACCCCTTCGCCCAGGTGGTTGACGAACTTCGGGCGGGGCAGCGCGTCCGGACGCAAGGGCTCAAGGGGGCGGCGCGCGGACATGTGCTCGCCCGCCTGCATGGCGCGCTGAGAGCGCCGCTGGTCTGCGTGGCGGTGGACGAGGAGGCCGCCGACGCGCTCGCCGCCGACCTGTCCTTCTTCCTGGGCGGCCAGGGCAGCCTGCTGGCGCCGCGCGTGCTGCGGCTGCCCGCGGACGAGGTGCTGCCCTACGACGAGGTGTCTCCCGACGCGGCGGCCGTCACGGAGCGGCTGGGCGCCCTCTTCCATCTGGGGCAGGGCACGCGCTTCCCCGCGCTGGTGCTGTCGGTGCGCGCGCTGCACCGCAAGGTGCTGCCGCTGGCGGTGATGCGCGCGCTGGCCGCGCGGGTGGCCGTGGGGCAGGACTTCGACCGGGACTCGCTGGCGCGCCGGCTGGTGCGCATGGGCTACCAGAACAGCCCCTTGGTGGAGGACGTGGGCACGTTCAGCGTGCGCGGTGACCTGCTGGACGTCTTCAGCCCCCTCTACGACAAGCCCGTCCGCCTGGAGTTCTTCGGCGACACCATCGAGTCCATCCGCGCCTTCGACCCGCAGTCCCAGCGCACGGTGGACGCGCTGAAGGAAGTGGACCTGGTCCCCGCGCGCGAGGTGCTGCTCACCGACGAGACGCGCCCGCGCGCCGAGTCCGCCGCCCGCGCGGTGGCCGACCGCATCAACCTGCCCACCATCAAGCTGCGCGAGCAGTTGGACGCCCTGCGCGAAGGCCTGCCCGGCTTCGGGATGGAGGGCCTGCTGCCCGGCTTCTTCGAGGACGGGCTGTCCACGGTGTTCGACTTCCTGCGCGACTGGAGCCCCGAGGCGCCCGTCATCTACCTGGACGACCCGCTGGGCCAGGACCGCGCGGCGGACACGCTGTGGGAGGAGTTGGAGCGCTCACACGGCGCGGCCGAGGCCCGGCAGGAGCTCATCTGTCCGCCGCTGGAGCACTTCCTCTCCCGTGAGGACGTGAACCAGCGGATGCAGTCCTTCCGCGTGCTGGAGGGCGGTGGTCTGTCGCTGGCGCAGACGGAGCGCCCGCCGGTGCACTTCAGCTTCGGCGGCACCCAGGACCTGCGCGAGGCCATCCTGGCGCACCACGGTGAAGAAGGCGCGCTGTCCCCGTTGGTGGAGCGGCTGGAGCGCTGGCGCGAGCTGCGCGTGGCCTGCGTGGTGGCGTGCGGCACGCTGAGCCAGGCGGACCGGCTGAAGCGGCTGCTAATGGACCGCAACGTGATGGTGAAGGTCCACACGGAGCCGCTGGAAGACGCTGTGGCGCTGTACGAGCCGTCCATCCGCGCGCACCTCTTCACGGGCGAGGTGAGCCACGGCTTCGTGGATGGTCCTGGCGGGCTCGCGGTCCTGGCGGACGAGGAGATTTTCGGCGCGCGCGCGCGCCGGCGTCCCAAGCGCAGCAAGAAGCTGGACGCGTTCGGCTCCGGCTTCGGGGACCTGAAGGAAGGCGACCTCATCGTCCATACCGACTTCGGTATCGGCCGTTATGCGGGCCTGACGAAGATGGAGGTCAACGGCGTGCCCGGGGACTTCCTCGTCCTGGAGTACGCGGGCCGGGACAAAATCTACCTGCCGGTGGGCCGCATGCGGCTCATCCAGAAGTTCTCCGGCGGCGACCCCACGCAGGTGCAGCTGGACAAGCTGGGCACCACGAGCTGGGAGAAGACGAAGAAGCGCGTCAAGGAGCAGCTGCTCAAGATGGCGGCGGAGCTCCTCCAGATTGCCGCCGCGCGCAAGGCGCACCCCGGCCATGCCTTCAGCGCGCCGGACCGGTACTTCGCCCAGTTCGAAGCGGACTTCGAGTTCGAGGAGACTCCGGACCAGGCCAAGGCGATTGAAGACGTGCTGGCGGACATGCAGAAGCCAGAGCCCATGGACCGGCTCGTCTGCGGCGACGTCGGCTACGGCAAGACGGAGGTGGCCATGCGGGCCGCCTTCAAGGCCGCGCTGGACCGCAAGCAGGTGGCGGTGCTGGTGCCCACCACGGTGCTGGCGCAGCAGCACTTCCTTTCCTTCAAGAAGCGCTTCGCGGACTACCCCGTCACGGTGGAGGTCATCTCCGGGCTGAAGAAGGCGCCGGAGGTGCGGGAAATCCTCAAGCGCGCCAAGGAGGGCAAGGTCGACATCCTCATCGGCACGCACAAGCTGCTGGGCGGCGAGGTGGCCTTCAAGGAACTGGGCCTGATGATTGTCGACGAGGAGCAGCGCTTCGGCGTGAAGCAGAAGGAGTCGCTGAAGAAGTGGCGCTCCCAGATTGACGTGCTCACGCTGACGGCCACGCCCATTCCCCGCACGCTGCACATGAGCATGTCGGGCGTGCGCGACATGAGCATCATCGCCACGCCGCCGCAGGACCGCCGGGCCATCCGCACCTTCGTGATGAAGTACGAGGACACGGTGGTGAAGGAGGCGATTGAGCGCGAGGTGGCGCGCGGCGGACAGGTGTTCTTCGTCCACAACCGCGTGGAGTCGCTGCCCTCCATCGAGACGCAGCTGCGCGCGCTGGTTCCCCAGGTCAGCATCGGCGTGGCGCACGGGCAGATGGGCGAAGGGCAGCTGGAGAAGGTGATGCTCGCCTTCACGGAGAAGAAGTACCAGGTGCTGCTGTGCACCAGCATCATCGAGAGCGGCATCGACATCTCCAGCGCCAACACGATGATTGTGAACCGGGCGGACCAGTTCGGCCTGGCGCAGCTCTACCAGCTCCGTGGCCGAGTGGGCCGGTCCAAGGAGCGCGCGTATGCGTACCTGCTGGTGCCGTCACGGCGCGCGGTAACGAAGGACGCGCAGCGGCGCCTGGAGGTGCTCCAGAACTTCACCGAGCTGGGCGCGGGCTTCTCCATCGCCAGCCATGACCTGGAGATTCGCGGCGCGGGCAACCTGCTGGGCGACAAGCAGTCGGGCGCCATCGCAGAGATTGGCTTCGACATGTACGCGCAGCTCCTGGAGGAAGCCGTCGCGGAGATGCAGGGCCAGCCGCCCAAGGTGCAAATCGAACCCGACGTCACGCTGCCCATGCCGGCGCTCATCCCGGACGACTACGTCAGCGACGTCCACCAGCGGCTCGTCTTCTACAAGCGCTTCAGCCAGGCCAGCCACCCGGACGAAGTCACGGACCTGCGCGCCGAGCTGGTGGACCGGTACGGCGAAGCCCCGGACGAGGTGGACCACCTGTCCGAGCTGACGCTGCTGAAAATCGACATGCGCGACCTGCGCCTACGCGGGCTGGAGGTGGGCACCACCCGGCTGGTGGTCACGCTGGGCGCGGACGCGCTGCTGGATGGCCCCAAGGTGGCGGGGCTGGTGCAGCGCTCCAAGGGCGTCTACCGCCTCACCCCGGACATGAAGCTCATCGCCCGCGCGCCACAGGGCGCCAGTGGCCAGGACCTCATCTCCGAGGCCAAGAAGGTGCTGAGGGATTTGAGCCACTGCGCACTGCCGCAGGCGTAG
- the argE gene encoding acetylornithine deacetylase: protein MSDTLPALRATLTELVAMDTTSFRPNVPLIDYAQARLEAAGFSAERQKFLDDAGVEKVNLVAVKGGSGSGRAALALVGHSDCVPYDAAWTDALRLTEKDGRLYARGACDTKGFIACALHAALNAEQLKAPLMVVLTADEEVGLTGAKKLVEAGLGRARHAIVGEPTRLIPVRANKGYCLAEVEVRGKEGHSAYPDSGASAIFRAGRFLQRLEHLALTVLREDLDEGFQPPFTTVNVGVIQGGKAKNVIPGACRFVVEWRPIPGQPPERVSQLLETIRQELVRDEPAFEAQIRVVRTDRGVNTRADAEVVRFLAEASGNAPETVSFGTEAPQMTELGAEAVVFGPGDIRVAHQTGEYVPVEDLVRCEAVLARAVAHFCGGR, encoded by the coding sequence ATGAGTGACACGCTGCCCGCGCTGCGGGCCACCCTGACGGAGTTGGTGGCGATGGACACCACGTCCTTCCGCCCCAACGTTCCGCTCATCGACTACGCGCAGGCGCGCCTGGAGGCCGCGGGCTTCAGCGCGGAGCGCCAGAAGTTCCTGGACGACGCGGGCGTGGAGAAGGTGAACCTCGTCGCGGTGAAGGGCGGTTCCGGCTCCGGCCGCGCCGCGCTGGCCCTGGTGGGGCACTCCGACTGCGTGCCGTACGACGCGGCCTGGACGGACGCGCTGCGGCTGACGGAGAAGGACGGGCGGCTCTACGCGCGCGGCGCGTGTGACACGAAGGGCTTCATCGCCTGCGCGCTGCACGCGGCGTTGAACGCCGAGCAGTTGAAGGCCCCGCTGATGGTGGTCCTCACCGCGGACGAGGAAGTCGGCCTGACGGGCGCGAAGAAGCTGGTGGAGGCGGGACTGGGCCGCGCGCGGCACGCGATTGTCGGCGAGCCCACGCGCCTCATTCCGGTGCGCGCCAACAAGGGCTACTGCCTGGCGGAGGTGGAGGTGCGGGGGAAGGAAGGGCACAGCGCGTACCCGGACTCGGGCGCGTCGGCCATCTTCCGCGCGGGCCGCTTCCTCCAGCGCCTGGAGCACCTGGCGCTGACGGTGCTGCGCGAGGACCTCGACGAGGGCTTCCAGCCGCCCTTCACCACCGTGAACGTGGGCGTCATCCAGGGCGGCAAGGCGAAGAACGTCATCCCCGGCGCCTGCCGCTTCGTCGTGGAGTGGCGGCCCATTCCCGGGCAGCCGCCGGAGCGCGTGTCTCAGTTGCTGGAGACCATCCGCCAGGAGCTGGTGCGTGACGAGCCCGCCTTCGAGGCGCAGATTCGCGTGGTGCGCACGGACCGGGGTGTGAATACCCGGGCGGACGCGGAGGTGGTGCGCTTCCTTGCGGAGGCCAGTGGCAACGCGCCGGAGACGGTGTCCTTCGGGACGGAGGCGCCGCAGATGACGGAGCTGGGCGCGGAGGCGGTGGTGTTCGGCCCCGGCGACATCCGCGTGGCGCACCAGACGGGCGAATACGTGCCCGTGGAAGACCTGGTGCGCTGCGAGGCCGTCCTGGCTCGCGCCGTGGCCCACTTCTGCGGCGGGCGCTGA